From the genome of Wolbachia endosymbiont (group B) of Parapoynx stratiotata, one region includes:
- a CDS encoding CCA tRNA nucleotidyltransferase, which translates to MQIDHETSVIIEAIEKFGGEARLVGGCVRDSILQREIHDIDLATNLLPNQAVKALKLRNIKTIPTGLKHGTITAILNKRSFEITTLRHDVKCDGRHAKVEFTNDWQADASRRDFTFNALYADKYGHIYDYFGGIQDLKARKLNFIGNAEDRIKEDYLRILRAFRFHAKICIGDLSDEILDVCKKHSHMIQNLSGERIREEIFKLLECNDPAPTLKSMQKSDVLQKIIPKEVKCEILSSPLLINTKPPTKPSAYVHTPFLDPTIDALTKLALLIRTAEDRVSLGEEVSKFLRLSNKQKKKILFLLSNNIKTELSEKEQKKYISLFGKELYCDLMKICGIESGINVDEYISFAKMFNIPKFPLSGDDLITIGHQPGKSLGRNLELLRQHWEDSSYTLTKEELILYAKSLL; encoded by the coding sequence ATGCAAATTGATCACGAAACTAGTGTAATTATTGAGGCCATAGAGAAATTTGGTGGTGAGGCAAGACTTGTTGGTGGATGTGTTAGAGATTCAATTTTGCAGCGTGAAATTCACGACATTGATCTTGCTACTAATCTGCTGCCTAATCAAGCAGTTAAAGCGTTAAAACTCCGTAATATAAAAACTATTCCAACTGGCTTAAAACATGGAACTATTACTGCGATTTTAAATAAAAGATCCTTTGAGATTACAACGCTAAGGCATGATGTAAAGTGTGACGGTAGACATGCGAAGGTAGAATTTACTAATGATTGGCAAGCTGATGCTTCAAGGCGCGACTTTACGTTTAATGCTCTTTATGCAGACAAATATGGCCATATATACGACTACTTTGGTGGCATTCAGGACTTAAAAGCACGAAAGTTAAACTTTATAGGTAACGCTGAAGATAGGATTAAGGAAGACTATCTACGTATTTTAAGAGCGTTTCGTTTTCACGCTAAAATATGCATAGGAGATTTAAGTGATGAAATATTGGATGTGTGCAAAAAGCATTCACACATGATTCAAAACCTCTCTGGAGAGAGGATAAGAGAAGAAATATTTAAACTCTTGGAATGCAATGATCCTGCTCCGACACTTAAGAGCATGCAAAAATCTGATGTTTTACAAAAAATTATTCCAAAAGAAGTAAAATGCGAAATTTTATCTTCACCACTTCTTATCAACACTAAACCTCCTACAAAACCCTCAGCGTATGTCCATACGCCTTTCCTAGATCCCACAATCGATGCACTAACAAAATTAGCGTTGCTTATTAGGACTGCTGAAGATAGAGTTAGTCTTGGGGAAGAAGTGAGCAAGTTTTTACGTCTTTCAAATAAGCAAAAGAAAAAAATATTATTTTTATTATCAAACAATATCAAAACAGAGCTTTCAGAAAAAGAGCAAAAGAAATACATATCTTTATTTGGTAAGGAATTATATTGTGACTTAATGAAGATTTGTGGTATTGAGTCTGGAATAAATGTTGATGAGTATATTTCATTTGCTAAGATGTTTAACATTCCAAAATTTCCTTTATCTGGTGATGATTTAATAACTATAGGTCATCAACCAGGGAAAAGTTTAGGTAGAAACTTGGAATTGCTACGACAACATTGGGAAGACAGCTCCTACACTTTAACAAAGGAGGAGCTAATACTTTATGCTAAGAGCCTACTCTAG